The following proteins come from a genomic window of Bacillus sp. Marseille-P3661:
- the thiC gene encoding phosphomethylpyrimidine synthase ThiC: MSTSSLNQESITIQSSFPGSKKVYVEGSRPDIRVPMREIELSPTSSTVGEEPNPPVTVYDTSGPYTDATYKVDIQKGLPAIRSSWIHERGNVEEYEGRMIKPEDNGIKDPSKHVNVVTFPGLSRKPLRAKNGQNVTQLHYAKKGIITPEMEFIAIRENLSADFVRDEVAKGRAIIPSNINHPEIEPMIIGRNFHVKINANIGNSAVSSSIEEEVEKMTWATRWGADTIMDLSTGKNIHTTREWIIRNSPVPVGTVPLYQALEKVDGVAENLTWEVYRDTLIEQAEQGVDYFTIHAGVRLRYIPLTANRVTGIVSRGGSIMAQWCLYHHQENFLYTHFEEICEIMKTYDIAFSLGDGLRPGSIADANDEAQFAELDTLGELTKIAWEHDVQVMVEGPGHVPMHLIKENMDKQLETCQEAPFYTLGPLTTDIAPGYDHITSAIGAAMIGWYGTAMLCYVTPKEHLGLPNKNDVREGVITYKIAAHAADLAKGHPGAQKRDDALSKARFEFRWRDQFNLSLDPERAIEYHDETLPAEGAKTAHFCSMCGPKFCSMRISHDIRNYSKENNFSTNSEIEKGLEDKAQEFRKSGGSIYQ; the protein is encoded by the coding sequence ATGAGCACATCGTCTTTGAATCAAGAAAGTATCACTATTCAATCAAGTTTCCCAGGTAGTAAGAAGGTTTATGTAGAGGGTTCACGACCAGACATTCGTGTTCCAATGCGTGAAATTGAGTTGAGCCCGACATCTAGCACAGTTGGTGAAGAACCAAATCCACCTGTAACCGTTTATGATACGAGTGGACCTTATACGGATGCAACTTATAAGGTGGATATTCAAAAAGGACTTCCAGCTATTCGCAGTTCATGGATCCATGAACGTGGTAACGTAGAAGAATATGAAGGGCGTATGATTAAGCCTGAGGATAATGGAATCAAAGATCCTTCCAAGCATGTGAATGTTGTAACTTTTCCTGGTTTATCTCGTAAACCTCTTCGTGCTAAAAATGGCCAGAATGTCACCCAACTTCATTATGCGAAGAAAGGTATCATCACTCCTGAGATGGAATTCATTGCCATCCGTGAAAATTTGTCAGCTGATTTCGTAAGAGACGAGGTTGCAAAGGGTCGTGCTATAATTCCATCCAATATTAATCATCCTGAAATTGAACCGATGATTATTGGCCGAAATTTTCATGTGAAGATTAATGCTAACATTGGGAATTCAGCGGTTTCTTCATCGATTGAAGAGGAAGTAGAAAAGATGACATGGGCTACTCGTTGGGGAGCAGATACTATTATGGATTTATCTACTGGTAAAAACATCCACACTACACGCGAGTGGATTATCCGCAATTCACCTGTACCAGTTGGAACAGTACCGTTATACCAAGCTCTTGAAAAAGTAGATGGAGTAGCGGAAAACTTAACATGGGAAGTTTATCGAGATACTCTTATTGAACAAGCTGAGCAGGGTGTTGATTATTTCACAATTCACGCTGGTGTGCGACTACGATATATTCCGCTTACAGCAAATCGGGTTACTGGAATTGTTTCAAGAGGCGGATCGATTATGGCGCAATGGTGCTTATATCATCATCAAGAAAATTTCTTATACACGCATTTTGAAGAGATTTGCGAAATTATGAAAACATATGATATTGCCTTTTCACTTGGTGATGGGCTGCGCCCAGGTTCGATTGCTGATGCAAATGATGAAGCGCAATTTGCAGAACTTGACACACTTGGCGAGCTTACAAAAATAGCTTGGGAACATGATGTGCAAGTAATGGTTGAGGGTCCTGGTCATGTACCGATGCACTTAATAAAAGAAAATATGGATAAGCAGCTAGAAACTTGTCAGGAAGCTCCTTTTTATACATTAGGCCCACTTACAACAGATATCGCACCGGGTTATGACCATATCACGTCGGCAATTGGTGCAGCAATGATTGGGTGGTATGGCACCGCAATGTTATGCTATGTAACACCAAAGGAGCATTTAGGACTTCCCAATAAAAATGATGTTCGTGAAGGGGTTATTACTTATAAAATTGCTGCTCACGCTGCTGATCTTGCAAAAGGCCATCCCGGTGCACAAAAGCGTGATGATGCATTATCCAAAGCCAGGTTTGAGTTTAGATGGAGAGATCAATTCAATTTATCACTTGACCCTGAGCGTGCAATTGAATATCATGATGAAACATTACCTGCAGAAGGAGCAAAAACAGCGCATTTCTGTTCAATGTGTGGGCCAAAGTTTTGTTCAATGAGGATTTCACACGATATTCGCAATTATTCTAAAGAAAATAACTTCTCTACAAACAGTGAAATTGAAAAAGGTTTAGAGGACAAGGCGCAAGAGTTTCGAAAATCTGGTGGCAGTATTTATCAATAA
- a CDS encoding flotillin family protein: MLNLIWLILVGILLLILIVGGAIGFIVFKKRYKTASSNQALIITGPKLGNPDQDPRIFEDENGRSLKIIRGGGVRLKLFQTCTPIDLNSFQIKLTTPKVYTSQGVPVVADAVTSVKIADSLIGIANYAEQFLGKKQNEIEDEVSKVLGTNLRAILSKLTVEEINNDRESFNQQVQDIAQKELDNMGFKITSFGLDDLRDADEENGYLDNLGRPRIAEIRKKAEMAESDAEKETRMYKAKNDQEAQDEENKRLTAIAQSKKERDIKEAQIKEETERARAKSEQSYELEKARLAQQVKEEEMKIQFIERQRQVELELEEQKRRKTQADANAYDIKAKAEAEADKARIDGETKALIEKQKGLAEAAVIRERGLAEAEAKQLMAEAMEKYGQAAILEMFIDMLPKYAREVALPLSKIEGMKVIDMGGSESGGATKITNNVTKTMVGIQESLKETTGMDVKAMLESFVSRGNVNNFGNSKDTYEPGNSNEDTSTDHKESNQENVETVKGSTIDTTE; the protein is encoded by the coding sequence CGAAACTAGGAAATCCTGATCAAGACCCTCGGATTTTTGAAGATGAAAATGGTCGTAGCTTAAAAATTATTCGCGGTGGCGGTGTGCGACTGAAGCTATTTCAAACATGTACTCCAATTGATTTAAACTCCTTTCAAATCAAATTAACAACTCCCAAAGTGTACACTTCACAAGGTGTTCCCGTTGTTGCCGATGCTGTTACATCCGTAAAAATTGCTGATAGTTTAATAGGAATTGCAAATTATGCAGAACAATTTTTAGGAAAAAAACAAAATGAAATTGAGGATGAGGTGTCAAAGGTTCTAGGCACAAATCTTCGCGCAATCTTATCAAAATTAACAGTTGAAGAGATTAATAATGATCGAGAATCATTTAATCAACAAGTGCAAGATATTGCGCAAAAGGAATTAGATAATATGGGCTTTAAAATCACTTCTTTTGGTTTAGATGATTTGCGTGATGCTGATGAAGAAAATGGCTATCTTGACAATTTAGGGCGGCCGCGGATTGCTGAGATCCGCAAAAAAGCAGAAATGGCTGAATCAGATGCTGAAAAAGAAACACGAATGTACAAAGCAAAGAATGATCAAGAGGCACAGGATGAAGAGAATAAACGATTGACAGCCATTGCTCAATCAAAAAAGGAGCGAGATATTAAAGAAGCGCAAATTAAAGAAGAAACTGAAAGAGCTCGCGCAAAATCAGAGCAATCCTACGAATTGGAGAAGGCTCGACTTGCTCAACAAGTGAAGGAAGAAGAAATGAAAATTCAGTTTATCGAGCGGCAGCGTCAGGTTGAATTAGAGCTTGAAGAACAAAAGCGACGTAAAACACAAGCAGATGCTAATGCATATGACATTAAAGCCAAAGCTGAGGCAGAGGCTGATAAGGCAAGAATTGATGGTGAAACGAAAGCACTCATCGAAAAGCAGAAGGGTCTTGCTGAGGCGGCTGTTATTCGTGAACGTGGTCTTGCCGAAGCGGAGGCAAAGCAGTTAATGGCTGAAGCGATGGAAAAATACGGTCAGGCAGCGATTCTTGAAATGTTTATTGATATGCTGCCAAAATATGCTCGTGAGGTTGCGCTTCCATTATCAAAAATTGAAGGAATGAAAGTAATTGATATGGGCGGTTCAGAGTCTGGAGGCGCTACGAAAATTACGAATAATGTGACTAAGACAATGGTGGGTATACAAGAGAGTTTAAAGGAAACAACAGGTATGGATGTCAAGGCCATGTTGGAGAGCTTTGTATCAAGAGGTAATGTCAATAACTTTGGAAATAGCAAGGATACCTATGAACCTGGAAATTCTAATGAAGATACCTCGACTGATCACAAAGAATCAAACCAGGAAAACGTTGAAACTGTAAAAGGGTCAACAATAGACACAACGGAATAG